Genomic segment of Sphingomonas sp. KRR8:
GACCTCGGCGACAAGCAGTTCTGCGAAAAGGCGGTGCAGCAGGTCATTGACGCGTTCGGCAAGCTAGACGTGCTCGTCAACAACGCTGGCGAGCAGCATCACCAAGAAAATATTGAGGACATCTCGGAGGAGCAGCTCAAGCGCACCTTCCAGTCGAACATCTTTTCCATGTTCTTCCTCACGCAGGCGGCCCGGCCTCACCTCAAGTCGGGGGCGGCCATCGTCAACTGCACCTCGGAAACGATGTACAAGGGCGCGCCCATCCTGCTCGATTATAGCGCTACCAAGGGGGCCATCACGGCGTTCACCCGCAGCCTTGCCAAGAACCTCGTCGACAAGGGCATTCGTGTGAACGGCGTCGCGCCGGGACCGATCTGGACCCCGCTCAATCCCTTCGGCGGCCAGCCCAAGGAAAAAATCCCGGAATTCGGCAAGGATACGCCGATGGGACGCCCGGGGCAGCCCAATGAAGTGGCACCCGCCTTCTTGTTCCTGGCCTGCGAGGATTCAAGCTACATGACGGGTCAGGTCATTCACCCGGATGGCGGCAACACGACCAGCAGCTGACCCCACCACTGATATGGGAAAAAGTCCCAACGCATGGGGCTCCTGGCGCGGAACTGGGAGCGCCATTTCGCGCGCCTAACTGAAAAACAACGACTTTATGCGTTTGGCACGCTCCCTGC
This window contains:
- a CDS encoding SDR family oxidoreductase, with the translated sequence MADTFQPEVHPNDQLPGHESELEPKPEWQPRYPGSGRLKDKVAIVTGGDSGIGRAVAALFAREGADVAILYLNEHDDAAKTRDIVVAEGRRALTIPGDLGDKQFCEKAVQQVIDAFGKLDVLVNNAGEQHHQENIEDISEEQLKRTFQSNIFSMFFLTQAARPHLKSGAAIVNCTSETMYKGAPILLDYSATKGAITAFTRSLAKNLVDKGIRVNGVAPGPIWTPLNPFGGQPKEKIPEFGKDTPMGRPGQPNEVAPAFLFLACEDSSYMTGQVIHPDGGNTTSS